The Bacteroidota bacterium genome window below encodes:
- a CDS encoding MASE1 domain-containing protein has product MIRSTTFTRLPYAVQLTACAVVVAIVTKIGLMFSLVQINVPQIWSPAGLSIVILYFLGPRFLPAIFVGVLVNYLFLFESTPVGILLAVGSTLEAFLGSIILKRSKLNATLGTLRDVGKVILLGGVISTLFNAVFSVTASTLFNLDVREHYASTILLWWMGNMDGFIVVAPLLFVLIMRRFGTIEKRKVMEFFAMILIVFIGSQSVFHGRYFSTQLNYSFAFILFPFAIWGAIRFGMIGSAITTYIISLNATLSTQTGLGLFSAESYFVSIFLVDSFILVLGTTSLALAALIEERAAAEQAVRKSEETYRIITEQTGQLIYDYDVMTGTILWSGAIFDITQYTPQEFETIDIERWAEMIHPDDRTMAKHLLKESMRLHQEYNVEYRFRKKSGVYFDVLDRGEFLYQHQQDTTAFRMLGTMADVSRVNMTMGKLKENEERFRMLIEKSADGIILMDKRADIIFAGVSASSIIGYPLNELIGKNIFDLLHPSETKKYAFKFGRLVLESERSEYLLGRFKHKNGMWVYIEGMVTNLFANPSVNALVANFRDVTERIVSEDRLKRSLQEKEILLKEVHHRVKNNMQVISSLLNLQSASLRDKASLPMFRESQNRVKSMALVHEILYQSRDIVSVNFSVYVKQLVASLQKSFLTGTGTVSITVKVTNIVLDIDAAIPCGLIINELVSNALKYAFPKKRSGEIVIEVKKKNNAMIRLSVRDNGIGMLKRKTRTASLGLKLVHALADQLKGSVTISAQRGTAFIIEFPIKTPMAAAAV; this is encoded by the coding sequence ATGATCAGGTCAACAACATTTACACGGCTTCCGTATGCGGTCCAATTAACCGCCTGTGCTGTTGTTGTTGCGATCGTCACAAAAATAGGGTTGATGTTTTCTCTTGTTCAGATTAATGTGCCGCAGATCTGGTCTCCCGCAGGGTTATCAATTGTTATCTTGTATTTTTTAGGCCCCCGATTTCTACCGGCAATTTTTGTAGGAGTGCTTGTCAATTATCTCTTCCTGTTTGAATCGACTCCGGTGGGAATTCTTCTTGCCGTTGGTTCAACACTGGAAGCATTTCTTGGATCCATCATTCTTAAACGATCAAAGCTTAATGCAACGCTTGGAACACTTCGTGATGTAGGAAAAGTAATTCTTCTCGGCGGGGTGATAAGCACATTATTCAACGCGGTGTTTAGCGTTACCGCCTCCACTCTCTTTAATCTCGATGTACGCGAACATTATGCCAGCACCATTCTCCTGTGGTGGATGGGGAATATGGACGGATTTATTGTTGTTGCGCCGTTGTTGTTCGTTCTGATCATGCGCCGTTTTGGAACGATTGAGAAGAGAAAAGTGATGGAATTTTTTGCCATGATCCTTATTGTTTTTATCGGATCGCAGTCGGTATTTCACGGAAGATATTTTTCCACACAGCTTAATTATTCTTTTGCTTTCATACTTTTTCCTTTTGCTATATGGGGCGCGATACGGTTTGGAATGATTGGTTCGGCAATTACCACGTATATCATATCATTAAACGCAACACTTTCCACGCAGACCGGTTTGGGACTATTTTCAGCGGAGAGTTATTTCGTCAGCATATTTTTAGTTGACAGTTTTATTCTTGTTCTCGGAACTACTTCGCTTGCATTAGCTGCATTAATTGAAGAACGCGCGGCAGCAGAGCAAGCAGTCCGAAAAAGCGAAGAAACGTATCGCATTATTACGGAGCAGACGGGTCAATTGATCTATGACTATGACGTTATGACTGGAACAATCCTTTGGAGCGGCGCCATCTTCGACATTACACAATATACTCCACAGGAATTTGAAACGATTGATATTGAGCGATGGGCCGAGATGATCCATCCCGATGACCGTACCATGGCAAAGCATCTGCTGAAAGAATCGATGCGACTTCATCAAGAATATAATGTGGAATATCGGTTCCGGAAAAAGAGTGGAGTATATTTTGATGTGCTTGACCGTGGCGAATTTCTCTATCAACATCAACAGGATACCACGGCGTTCAGAATGCTCGGAACAATGGCGGATGTTTCCCGGGTCAATATGACGATGGGAAAATTGAAGGAGAACGAAGAACGATTCCGTATGTTGATAGAGAAAAGTGCCGACGGGATCATTCTTATGGACAAACGTGCCGATATTATATTTGCCGGTGTTTCCGCTTCATCGATTATTGGCTACCCGCTGAATGAACTGATTGGTAAAAATATTTTTGATCTTTTGCATCCTTCTGAAACAAAAAAGTATGCATTTAAATTCGGTCGACTGGTGTTGGAATCGGAACGGAGCGAATATCTGCTGGGACGGTTCAAACATAAGAACGGAATGTGGGTCTATATTGAAGGAATGGTGACGAATCTGTTTGCTAATCCCAGTGTCAATGCGCTTGTTGCAAATTTTCGCGATGTCACAGAACGGATTGTGAGTGAAGACAGGCTGAAACGTTCATTGCAGGAAAAAGAAATTCTGCTAAAAGAAGTGCATCATCGAGTGAAGAATAACATGCAAGTTATCTCAAGTCTTCTTAATTTACAGTCAGCATCCTTACGTGATAAAGCATCACTGCCGATGTTTCGCGAAAGCCAGAATCGAGTGAAATCGATGGCGCTGGTACATGAGATTCTCTATCAATCGCGCGATATTGTCAGTGTCAATTTTTCGGTGTACGTTAAACAGCTGGTCGCTTCGCTACAGAAGTCCTTTCTTACCGGGACCGGAACAGTTTCCATTACGGTGAAGGTCACCAATATTGTGCTTGATATAGACGCTGCAATTCCGTGCGGGCTAATTATCAATGAATTGGTGTCGAACGCATTGAAATATGCTTTTCCCAAAAAACGGTCCGGGGAGATTGTGATAGAAGTGAAAAAGAAAAATAATGCAATGATACGGCTTTCCGTGCGGGATAATGGAATCGGGATGCTGAAACGGAAGACACGCACGGCTTCACTGGGACTGAAACTTGTCCATGCGCTTGCCGATCAGTTAAAAGGATCAGTGACGATCTCCGCACAGCGGGGAACGGCATTCATCATCGAATTTCCAATCAAAACACCAATGGCAGCAGCGGCGGTATGA
- a CDS encoding sulfatase-like hydrolase/transferase, with protein MTTEQIPQSTIGRFTLALQQFTTLSLALFTLVIVLRVYEVIVISLKHAVSIPFIEIIPPMISSDMIFFFTLSGFLSIFLVPLAAYAPIAARWTYYLMLAAGGIIHFGLIQYFTVTLVPLGTDFFGYTMDDIRFTIKTSSGIGIKTFLPYIILVAIILLHRILSKRMQFGKMFAAMFTGISLVMLFLSPFMFPTVKDFSSDLEYNLSVNKSHYFAVKAVQFFTAPSISTSNIGQEYPLVKIFPYRDVLGPFLESTPTVPNIVVIVAEGLGRDFVGAGARYGGFLPFVDSLTRQSLYWENFLSTSGRTFEVLPSLFGSLPYGDKGFNELEYKMPRHLSMIRLLKQNNYYVNFMYGGNKNFDKKDVFLEREQTDLIMDESKFGVEYHKAAGDQSGFTWGFPDWDVFRKAIEILSDQRPGPRLDIYLTMSTHEPYIPPNRPHYLKRFQEVLSRMKLTPEQRNEFSTYRDQFASLIYFDDALRYLITEYSKRPDFKNTIIFITGDHRIIPIPSATKIDRFHVPLIVFSPLVKKSVTFSSVSSHLDVTPSILAFLKSRYNIRIPEKAHWLGDGIDTAQTFRNIHSMPFIRVKEEIADYLDGTYFISGEQLFELKPKMDLEEIQNDTIYQSVFGKLQRFKQINKYVIDENKLYPQIQELIDDDITPDDMIAFKRIDSLSLDLDKLFLLAREKAFNKETDEARLICRRILAAAPNFHDARTLLARTFAWNKDYETAKRLLNNVLLRDETYVDAYTALADVQLWNDSADASLSIAQKGMVLYPNNEELQVRTIKALLILNRMLEAKTALKKLYQLNPNNAEYETLNRRITVR; from the coding sequence ATGACTACTGAACAAATTCCCCAATCTACGATCGGACGTTTTACCCTTGCTCTGCAACAATTTACCACGCTCAGCCTGGCTCTGTTTACCTTGGTTATTGTGCTCCGAGTATATGAAGTAATCGTTATATCTTTAAAACATGCTGTTTCAATTCCTTTCATCGAAATCATCCCCCCGATGATCTCATCGGATATGATATTTTTTTTCACTCTATCGGGATTTTTATCAATTTTTCTAGTTCCGCTCGCGGCATATGCACCAATAGCAGCGCGGTGGACATATTATCTGATGCTGGCGGCTGGGGGAATCATCCATTTTGGATTGATACAATATTTTACCGTAACACTTGTTCCTTTGGGGACGGACTTTTTTGGATATACGATGGATGATATACGATTCACTATAAAGACATCATCCGGAATCGGCATTAAAACTTTTTTACCATACATTATTCTCGTCGCAATTATTTTGCTGCATCGTATTCTGAGCAAACGCATGCAGTTCGGGAAAATGTTCGCCGCTATGTTCACGGGTATTTCCCTTGTAATGTTGTTCCTTTCACCGTTCATGTTTCCCACCGTAAAAGATTTTTCATCTGATTTGGAATACAATCTTTCCGTTAACAAATCTCACTATTTTGCGGTAAAAGCAGTGCAGTTCTTCACGGCGCCTTCCATCTCAACATCGAACATTGGCCAGGAATACCCCCTGGTGAAAATTTTTCCCTATCGTGATGTGCTGGGACCATTTTTGGAATCGACCCCGACCGTTCCGAATATTGTCGTGATTGTTGCGGAAGGATTAGGGCGTGATTTTGTGGGGGCGGGAGCACGCTACGGAGGATTTCTTCCATTTGTTGATTCATTGACGCGGCAAAGTTTGTATTGGGAAAACTTTCTCAGCACATCCGGCAGAACATTTGAAGTGCTCCCTTCATTATTCGGATCGCTTCCGTATGGAGATAAAGGATTTAACGAACTTGAATACAAAATGCCGCGCCATCTTTCCATGATCAGATTGTTAAAACAAAATAATTACTACGTCAACTTCATGTACGGCGGAAATAAGAACTTCGATAAGAAGGATGTTTTCCTGGAACGGGAACAGACTGACCTGATTATGGACGAATCGAAATTCGGAGTTGAATATCACAAGGCAGCAGGTGACCAGAGCGGATTCACCTGGGGTTTTCCGGATTGGGATGTATTTCGCAAAGCAATCGAAATATTAAGCGATCAACGCCCCGGTCCGCGGTTGGATATTTATCTTACCATGAGTACGCATGAACCGTATATCCCGCCAAATCGCCCTCACTATTTGAAACGATTTCAAGAAGTGCTCTCCCGAATGAAACTCACTCCGGAACAACGAAATGAGTTTTCAACGTATCGGGACCAGTTTGCCAGCTTGATCTATTTTGATGATGCGCTCCGATATTTAATCACGGAATATTCCAAGCGCCCTGATTTTAAGAACACGATTATATTCATCACCGGAGATCACAGAATTATTCCCATTCCTTCAGCAACAAAGATCGATCGATTCCACGTTCCTCTTATTGTCTTCTCCCCTCTCGTAAAAAAGTCGGTAACATTTTCCTCGGTCTCTTCGCATCTTGATGTTACGCCGAGTATTCTTGCATTTTTAAAATCTCGATATAACATTCGCATTCCGGAAAAAGCGCATTGGCTCGGCGATGGAATCGATACTGCCCAAACATTCAGAAATATTCATTCCATGCCATTTATCCGGGTAAAAGAAGAGATCGCGGATTATTTGGACGGAACTTATTTCATTTCGGGCGAACAGCTGTTTGAATTAAAACCGAAAATGGATCTTGAGGAGATTCAGAACGATACAATCTATCAATCGGTGTTCGGTAAGCTTCAACGGTTTAAGCAGATCAATAAGTATGTTATCGATGAAAACAAACTCTACCCACAAATTCAGGAACTGATTGATGACGACATCACGCCGGATGATATGATTGCCTTCAAAAGGATCGATTCGCTCTCACTGGATCTGGATAAGTTGTTTCTTCTCGCGCGAGAGAAAGCCTTTAATAAGGAAACAGATGAAGCCCGGCTGATCTGCCGACGCATTCTGGCAGCAGCACCAAACTTTCACGATGCACGCACACTACTTGCGCGAACATTTGCGTGGAATAAGGATTACGAAACCGCGAAACGGTTATTGAACAATGTTCTGCTGCGCGATGAAACGTACGTTGATGCCTATACAGCTCTGGCCGATGTACAACTTTGGAATGACAGCGCCGATGCGTCTCTGAGTATAGCTCAAAAAGGAATGGTTTTATATCCGAACAACGAAGAGCTTCAGGTAAGGACGATTAAGGCGCTGCTGATATTGAACAGAATGCTGGAAGCAAAAACAGCATTAAAAAAATTATATCAGCTCAATCCGAACAATGCTGAATATGAAACATTAAACAGAAGGATTACCGTGCGTTAA
- a CDS encoding lysylphosphatidylglycerol synthase transmembrane domain-containing protein: MKKGSFYIRIAVSLLLTLLFIWIAFREKDLGELTNTMLRQPLIWFVGLFALHTFSHLLRAIRWKILIEPVKKDISLHAAFSSLMIGFMINGILPRAGELVRSYVLGKKEHIPTSALLSTVILERLLDFISFATVLLTVVILNVESIMLWFPFLSGTEWVLYIIASFLFILFITLFLTSGIVFSFVKKISALAPSASRKKIDGIMDSFIHGFQASTEQKNYGIIALLTFSIWFTYIVLLYLPFRLFGMTDLTMLSAATLQISSGIASAMPTPNGIGSYHSFIAITLEQVFHINESTALAYVVYTHAILYLCPLLIGSGYLLKENIRFSELMKANREE, encoded by the coding sequence GTGAAAAAGGGATCATTCTATATTCGTATCGCCGTCAGCTTACTGCTGACGCTCCTCTTTATTTGGATCGCCTTTCGCGAAAAAGATCTGGGCGAACTGACCAACACGATGCTTCGGCAACCTCTCATATGGTTCGTCGGACTCTTCGCCCTGCACACCTTCAGCCATTTGCTTCGCGCCATCCGATGGAAGATTCTCATTGAACCGGTAAAAAAAGATATCTCTCTCCATGCGGCATTTTCATCGTTAATGATCGGTTTTATGATCAACGGAATTCTACCCCGTGCAGGAGAACTTGTACGTTCCTATGTATTGGGAAAAAAAGAACACATTCCGACAAGTGCGTTACTCAGCACGGTCATTTTAGAACGTCTGCTGGACTTTATCAGCTTTGCTACCGTACTCCTAACGGTTGTGATTCTTAACGTTGAGTCGATTATGTTATGGTTTCCATTTTTATCAGGTACAGAATGGGTTTTATACATTATCGCTTCCTTCCTGTTTATTCTGTTTATCACTCTTTTCCTTACATCTGGAATTGTTTTTTCGTTTGTTAAAAAAATATCGGCGCTTGCCCCTTCCGCATCCAGAAAAAAGATCGACGGAATAATGGATTCATTCATACATGGTTTTCAGGCAAGCACGGAGCAGAAGAATTATGGCATCATTGCGCTGCTGACGTTTTCCATCTGGTTCACCTATATCGTCCTCTTGTATCTTCCCTTCAGATTGTTTGGTATGACTGATTTGACGATGCTCTCTGCTGCAACACTGCAAATTTCTTCCGGAATTGCTTCGGCCATGCCCACACCAAACGGGATTGGCAGTTACCATTCCTTCATCGCCATAACTCTTGAGCAGGTATTTCATATAAATGAAAGCACTGCTCTTGCATACGTCGTCTATACCCACGCAATTTTATATCTTTGTCCATTGCTGATCGGATCGGGATATTTGTTGAAAGAGAATATCCGGTTTAGCGAATTGATGAAGGCAAATCGGGAAGAGTAA
- a CDS encoding TetR/AcrR family transcriptional regulator, translated as MGIIERKEREKESRKESIIDAAQKVFFEKGLLLSTMDEIAETAELAKGTLYLYYHSKEDLYLAVMMRGLKIMHEMFLQVVNQKRSVVQTMMELADTYTLFYEQNKNYFRMLHFFNTPQFHKQVSAEMMRSCDEFNQTLWSMVTEIITQGMAEHKFRTDLNPMEIVMILWSNASTLLMRIDNQHEMFKEKLNIDLNNTLRISNILFIESVLTEKGKLDLKALVNY; from the coding sequence ATGGGCATCATAGAGCGTAAGGAACGGGAAAAAGAGAGCCGCAAAGAATCGATCATAGACGCCGCACAAAAAGTCTTCTTCGAAAAAGGACTTCTCCTCTCAACTATGGACGAGATCGCTGAAACAGCTGAACTTGCCAAAGGAACTCTCTATCTATACTATCACAGTAAGGAAGACCTCTATCTCGCCGTCATGATGCGCGGATTGAAGATTATGCATGAAATGTTCCTTCAGGTCGTCAATCAGAAACGTTCTGTTGTGCAAACAATGATGGAACTTGCTGATACCTATACGCTTTTCTACGAGCAAAACAAGAATTATTTCCGCATGCTTCACTTCTTTAACACGCCTCAATTCCACAAGCAAGTGTCAGCGGAAATGATGCGATCGTGTGATGAATTTAATCAAACGCTATGGTCTATGGTCACTGAGATTATTACCCAGGGAATGGCGGAACATAAATTTCGTACGGATCTTAATCCTATGGAGATTGTCATGATTCTCTGGTCCAATGCTTCAACGCTGCTGATGCGGATCGACAATCAGCATGAGATGTTCAAAGAAAAGTTGAATATTGATCTCAATAATACCTTACGAATATCGAATATCTTATTTATTGAATCTGTGCTTACCGAAAAAGGTAAACTTGATTTAAAAGCTTTAGTGAATTATTAA
- a CDS encoding TolC family protein: MKHFIITVVVLLALLSGITPAQNADTIQYFLSIDAAVRTAIHHNPELESARLEVKRSDARVMEAWGYTMPSVDISGTFNHVVTKPKSYFPDAIYYPLVKLMDSTAKVPKPTGQLIELPFSMSPSNSANAALNVRQILFNGSVFIGVGAANIYSKLARDIYMQKKVEMVAKVRKAYYTALLAHEALLMMQSNLKNAEDNFKNVQLLRSQGIVSEYDELRATVGMENLRPAVIQSETNFNLAVDNLRNIMGVADSVTIVPSDYLVFQDVDEGILSAANQTVLESNLNLNIIKHQIELNGASVNAERATFLPTIAAYGSYSYTAIKDDYRISTNDFYKMSQVGLTFSLNLFQGLQTSSRIEQAQLEKQKTEEQKSSLERNLQMGVRSIIGNLRQARKRVDAQQKTVETAERGYKIVTARFLSNAATQLEVNDGQLALSQAKVNRMQAIYDYLVAASELDSMLGRLPEYAQENEE, translated from the coding sequence ATGAAACATTTTATCATCACGGTTGTGGTTTTGCTCGCGCTCCTCTCCGGGATAACTCCGGCGCAAAATGCAGACACAATACAATATTTTCTTTCCATTGATGCCGCCGTACGAACAGCCATTCACCACAATCCGGAACTGGAATCCGCCCGACTGGAAGTAAAACGATCCGACGCGCGTGTGATGGAAGCGTGGGGTTATACAATGCCCTCGGTCGATATCAGCGGAACATTCAATCACGTTGTTACAAAACCAAAAAGTTATTTTCCGGATGCAATCTACTATCCGTTGGTGAAATTGATGGACTCAACAGCAAAAGTACCGAAGCCAACCGGACAATTAATTGAACTTCCATTCTCTATGTCACCCTCCAATTCGGCCAATGCGGCATTGAATGTACGGCAGATATTGTTTAACGGATCGGTCTTTATCGGCGTCGGCGCCGCTAATATCTATTCCAAATTGGCACGCGATATTTATATGCAGAAAAAAGTGGAAATGGTGGCAAAAGTGCGGAAAGCATATTACACTGCGCTTCTTGCACACGAAGCATTGTTAATGATGCAATCGAATCTGAAAAATGCCGAAGATAATTTTAAGAATGTACAATTGCTGCGTTCGCAGGGAATCGTGTCTGAGTATGACGAACTCCGCGCAACCGTTGGCATGGAAAATCTTCGTCCCGCTGTAATACAAAGCGAGACAAACTTTAATCTTGCCGTGGACAATCTTCGCAACATTATGGGTGTTGCAGATTCTGTGACGATCGTTCCATCGGATTATCTTGTCTTTCAGGATGTTGACGAAGGAATACTCAGCGCTGCAAATCAAACCGTTCTTGAATCGAACCTCAACCTGAATATTATCAAACATCAGATTGAACTCAATGGAGCTTCGGTCAATGCGGAACGGGCAACCTTCCTTCCTACCATTGCCGCGTACGGTTCCTACTCTTATACGGCAATTAAAGATGATTATAGAATTTCAACGAATGATTTCTACAAAATGTCGCAGGTCGGTTTGACCTTTTCCCTCAACCTTTTTCAAGGTCTTCAAACCTCTTCCCGCATAGAACAGGCACAACTTGAAAAACAAAAGACCGAGGAACAAAAAAGTAGTTTGGAACGAAATCTGCAAATGGGAGTCCGTTCGATCATCGGAAATTTGCGGCAAGCCCGAAAACGCGTTGACGCTCAGCAAAAGACGGTGGAAACGGCAGAACGCGGATATAAAATTGTCACCGCACGATTTCTTTCGAATGCGGCAACACAATTGGAGGTAAACGACGGCCAACTTGCACTCTCACAAGCAAAAGTGAATCGAATGCAGGCAATTTATGATTATCTCGTCGCGGCCAGTGAACTCGATTCTATGCTGGGACGATTGCCGGAGTATGCACAAGAGAATGAAGAATAA
- a CDS encoding efflux RND transporter periplasmic adaptor subunit → MKTIQSHLAAIFIVASMLMLSSCKKNETATIEHKAQPINVTVEKIQPSPMVDGIQVAGTVKAFEDVMMSPEEGGIVKEWKKKKGDTVRKGDILVILKDEVIKASYEAADAQYKMAQLNVEKQQSVYDQQGISELQYKNMMYGRDAAKANADLMKARWERTQLRSPINGVVDNTMPNVGEMAAPGIPIARVVNTSTIKVQADIPELYSGSINIGTSVSVTFDAVPDVTLNGKVTFVGSTVSAANRTMLIEVLLPNPNGKIKPEMVAKLTLIRRKRSDAILVSENLIQLVDRDRYIVYVESKGTAQERRVTIGGRQGNLVEVVNGLKAGELLIVSGNQKLVNGSPVVITQ, encoded by the coding sequence ATGAAAACAATACAATCACACCTTGCCGCTATCTTCATCGTCGCAAGTATGTTGATGCTCTCATCATGTAAAAAAAATGAGACGGCAACCATAGAACACAAAGCGCAACCGATCAACGTAACGGTGGAGAAAATACAACCTTCCCCAATGGTTGATGGAATCCAAGTCGCTGGTACAGTGAAAGCGTTCGAAGATGTTATGATGAGTCCCGAAGAAGGTGGCATCGTAAAAGAATGGAAGAAGAAAAAAGGAGATACGGTCAGAAAAGGGGACATCCTTGTCATCTTGAAAGATGAAGTGATTAAAGCAAGCTATGAAGCTGCCGATGCTCAATATAAAATGGCACAGTTGAATGTCGAAAAACAGCAATCCGTGTACGATCAGCAAGGGATTAGTGAACTGCAATACAAAAACATGATGTATGGACGTGACGCCGCAAAAGCAAATGCCGATCTGATGAAAGCACGCTGGGAACGGACTCAGCTTCGCAGTCCCATCAACGGTGTTGTGGATAATACAATGCCGAATGTTGGTGAAATGGCAGCACCCGGAATACCGATTGCACGTGTCGTTAACACATCCACAATTAAAGTACAGGCAGATATTCCCGAATTATATTCGGGTTCCATTAATATTGGAACTTCGGTATCAGTGACATTCGATGCCGTGCCGGATGTAACGTTGAACGGGAAAGTTACATTTGTCGGCTCTACCGTATCAGCCGCAAATCGAACAATGCTTATTGAAGTCCTGCTGCCGAATCCGAACGGGAAAATAAAACCGGAAATGGTTGCCAAACTAACGCTTATTCGGCGAAAACGAAGCGATGCAATTCTTGTGAGCGAGAATCTCATTCAACTTGTTGATCGTGACCGATACATTGTGTACGTGGAGAGCAAAGGAACAGCGCAAGAACGACGAGTAACGATCGGCGGCCGACAAGGAAATTTGGTTGAAGTGGTCAACGGATTGAAAGCGGGCGAATTGTTAATTGTTTCCGGTAACCAAAAATTGGTGAATGGTTCACCGGTTGTGATAACACAGTAG